A stretch of Deinococcus gobiensis I-0 DNA encodes these proteins:
- the dnaN gene encoding DNA polymerase III subunit beta, with protein MHVQVTKRTLSEALGLLERVVPTRSTNPLLTMLRLDASEAGLTLSGTNLEVDLACFAPAEVHHPQSLVVPAHLFAQVVRNMNGELIELSLEGTELTVRAEGSDFKLQIGDLGAYPPLTFPQVADAVVDAAALAGALGSVRYAASNEAFQAVFRGIKLEHQATFARVVASDGYRVALCDFPTTEEGRTLIIPARSVDELVRVLRDGEARFTYGDGQLSVTTSRIRMNLKLLDGEFPDYDRVIPKEIKLKVTLPAAMLKEAVGRVSVLADRNANNRIEFLVSGGKLRLAAEGEYGRAQDLLEVVQSGAVPTMSLAFNARHVLDALTPIQGEVELLLSGPTSPAILQPVDQSGYRSVMVTLRV; from the coding sequence GCGAGGCACTGGGTCTCCTTGAGCGCGTGGTGCCCACCCGGAGCACCAACCCCCTGCTGACCATGCTCCGCCTGGATGCCAGCGAGGCCGGGCTGACCCTGAGCGGCACGAACCTGGAAGTCGACCTGGCGTGTTTCGCGCCCGCAGAGGTGCATCATCCACAGAGCCTGGTGGTGCCGGCCCACCTGTTCGCCCAGGTCGTGCGCAACATGAATGGCGAGCTGATCGAACTCTCGCTGGAGGGCACGGAGCTGACGGTGCGGGCGGAGGGCAGCGACTTCAAGTTGCAGATCGGCGATCTGGGGGCCTATCCCCCGCTGACCTTCCCACAGGTGGCCGATGCGGTGGTGGACGCGGCCGCACTCGCCGGGGCGCTGGGCAGTGTGCGGTACGCCGCGAGCAACGAGGCCTTCCAAGCCGTCTTCCGAGGCATCAAGCTCGAACACCAGGCCACCTTCGCGCGGGTCGTCGCCTCGGACGGCTACCGGGTCGCCCTGTGCGACTTTCCTACGACCGAAGAGGGCCGGACGCTCATCATTCCTGCCCGCAGTGTCGACGAGCTGGTGCGGGTGCTGCGCGACGGCGAGGCGCGCTTCACCTACGGCGATGGGCAGCTGAGCGTCACCACCTCGCGCATTCGCATGAACCTCAAGCTGCTCGACGGCGAGTTCCCGGACTATGACCGGGTCATCCCGAAGGAGATCAAGCTGAAGGTCACGCTGCCGGCCGCCATGCTCAAGGAGGCCGTGGGTCGCGTCTCCGTCCTGGCCGATCGGAACGCGAACAACCGGATCGAGTTCCTGGTCTCCGGCGGGAAGCTGCGCCTGGCGGCGGAGGGCGAGTACGGCCGTGCGCAGGACCTGCTGGAGGTGGTGCAGAGCGGGGCGGTCCCGACTATGAGTCTGGCGTTCAACGCGCGGCATGTGTTGGACGCCCTGACGCCCATCCAGGGGGAGGTGGAGTTGCTGTTGTCCGGGCCGACAAGTCCGGCCATCTTGCAGCCGGTGGACCAGTCCGGGTACCGGAGTGTCATGGTGACGCTGCGCGTCTGA
- a CDS encoding DEAD/DEAH box helicase, with protein MTTLRGFLPTVSPRFPLDLQLLPLIEQRAPGLLVSLPEWRHWGGRDRPRLPLFLDSGGYAALHPQARVQAQQGLGQLVLPEGTVLTPQQVHAEQQAWAHTGSTLDFPVPVTCRAEERQQRLVLGLANALWALQQPRTFRLYASVQPGQDLRALLAAHPDGIALGGLAPYSQDRSFPHHEIQRVRDALPPHLPLHVYGLGHPLSVQTAFAAGATSVDSSSPQRTAVAGHAWDGTHWPSPSAAERLSLAQRNLDQLLPPSPARGPNQLLTWPTGTGKTWTALQRARTVLTQGLKVLLLVPTRALASEVAQTWAAALPEACVQAYTRDIAQPAHYRRSDVLILTTERLFLLLRQWERHHAWMAQVGLLIIDEFRLIADASRGATLDATSTLWCVLFPTVPLLAPTATCGNPDVIARWLAAEHDPGCPRIVLLT; from the coding sequence ATGACGACCCTTCGTGGTTTCCTCCCCACTGTCAGTCCCCGCTTCCCCCTCGATCTCCAGCTGCTGCCCCTCATCGAGCAACGCGCCCCAGGCCTCCTCGTCAGCCTGCCGGAGTGGCGCCACTGGGGCGGCCGTGATCGGCCACGCCTCCCGCTCTTCCTCGACAGTGGCGGCTATGCGGCCCTTCACCCCCAGGCCCGTGTCCAGGCGCAGCAGGGCCTCGGCCAGCTTGTGCTTCCGGAGGGCACCGTCCTGACGCCGCAGCAGGTTCATGCCGAGCAGCAGGCCTGGGCGCATACCGGCAGCACCCTGGATTTCCCTGTGCCGGTCACCTGTCGCGCGGAGGAACGCCAGCAGCGGCTCGTCCTGGGCCTGGCCAATGCCCTGTGGGCGCTCCAGCAGCCCCGGACCTTTCGCCTGTACGCGAGTGTTCAGCCCGGGCAGGACCTCCGTGCCCTCCTGGCTGCCCACCCGGATGGCATCGCCTTGGGTGGTCTCGCGCCCTACAGCCAAGACCGGTCCTTTCCGCACCACGAGATCCAGCGGGTCCGGGACGCCCTGCCGCCGCACCTCCCCCTGCACGTCTACGGCCTGGGGCATCCGCTCTCGGTCCAGACGGCATTCGCAGCCGGAGCGACCAGCGTGGACAGCAGTAGCCCGCAGCGGACGGCCGTGGCCGGTCACGCCTGGGACGGGACGCACTGGCCTTCACCGAGCGCCGCGGAACGCCTCTCGCTCGCCCAGCGGAATCTCGACCAGCTCCTGCCCCCCAGCCCTGCCCGGGGACCCAACCAACTTCTCACCTGGCCCACGGGCACCGGGAAGACGTGGACGGCCCTCCAGCGTGCCCGTACGGTGCTGACGCAAGGCCTCAAGGTGCTTCTCCTGGTGCCCACGCGGGCGCTCGCCAGCGAGGTCGCGCAGACCTGGGCGGCGGCCCTTCCTGAAGCGTGCGTGCAGGCCTACACCCGCGACATCGCGCAGCCCGCCCACTACCGCCGGAGTGATGTCCTGATCCTCACTACGGAACGACTGTTCCTGCTGCTGAGGCAGTGGGAGCGTCATCACGCCTGGATGGCCCAGGTCGGTCTGCTGATCATCGACGAGTTCCGCTTAATCGCCGATGCCTCGCGTGGGGCCACCTTGGACGCCACCTCTACCCTCTGGTGTGTCTTATTCCCGACTGTCCCGCTGCTGGCCCCGACGGCGACCTGTGGGAATCCGGACGTCATCGCTCGTTGGTTGGCGGCGGAGCACGACCCTGGTTGTCCACGGATTGTGCTGCTGACGTGA
- a CDS encoding TetR/AcrR family transcriptional regulator encodes MARPPADQPLLTPDRIIMVALRLIDRDGAAALSTRKLAAELGVSNKAVYHYYANKEDLLRAVYLSILDQLELPAGRDLPWPEQLRRFARSFRELARRHPSFLVDFLQPGCPALQELGALDVLYRLIREAGLPDPLMLHTGQLLLNFMIGYLRGEQSGEFNPEVYGASLDLAARHPGQFPTLEALPLPDSDTDALFSLAVNLLIGGLEATVAAARAQAPA; translated from the coding sequence ATGGCCCGCCCCCCCGCCGACCAACCACTGCTGACCCCCGACCGCATCATCATGGTAGCCCTACGCCTGATCGACCGCGACGGCGCGGCAGCCCTGAGCACCCGCAAGCTGGCCGCCGAACTCGGAGTCAGCAATAAGGCGGTCTATCACTACTATGCCAACAAGGAAGATCTGCTGCGCGCGGTGTACCTGAGCATTCTGGACCAACTGGAGCTGCCCGCCGGGCGCGACTTGCCTTGGCCCGAGCAGCTGCGCCGCTTTGCACGGAGCTTTCGGGAATTGGCCCGGCGCCACCCCAGCTTTCTGGTGGACTTCCTACAACCCGGCTGTCCCGCCTTGCAAGAACTCGGCGCACTAGACGTGCTCTACCGCCTGATCCGCGAGGCCGGGTTGCCTGACCCGCTGATGCTGCATACCGGCCAGCTCCTGCTCAACTTCATGATCGGCTACCTGCGCGGCGAGCAGAGCGGCGAGTTTAACCCCGAGGTCTACGGGGCCAGTTTGGACCTCGCGGCCCGGCATCCCGGCCAGTTTCCAACCCTCGAAGCCCTGCCGCTGCCCGACTCGGACACCGATGCCCTGTTCAGTCTGGCGGTCAATCTGCTCATCGGTGGCCTGGAAGCGACGGTGGCCGCCGCCCGGGCGCAGGCCCCGGCGTAG
- a CDS encoding bifunctional cytochrome P450/NADPH--P450 reductase, with protein MTLPIPAPQALPVLGHLLAIDAQSPVQSLTRLLRDHGPIAELRLPGRRKGGRLIVVGSYALADELSDQERFDKQVHDDLEEIRAFAGDGLFTAETAEPNWRRAHNILMPAFGPLAIRGMFGQMQDVCEQMLLRWERFGPAAEFDVADQMTRLTLDTIALCAFDYRFNSFYLERMHPFVDAMVGALDVAGKGGLSSNPLHLNRNRQYRHDLAAIREIADDLIRQRQADPQADEKDDLLALMLRGRDPETGEGLSLENVRNQMVTFLIAGHETTSGLLSFAVHFLLRDPEVLRRAREEVDRVLGDRAVRVTDLPKLTYLDQVLRETLRLWPTAPAFGLRPRARTIIGGRYEVYTDDTLLVLLPALHRDLAVWGPDVDRFDPERFAPGALEALPTNAWKPFGNGQRACIGQPFAMQEALLVLASVLQRFDLTAARPDAPLKVKETLTLKPHDLRLRARLRGGTARPGQPDPADQSVAQITPTGGGGPLTAEGIQLLVLYGSESGASEGFARQIAGDAAAHGCQATVHSLDEQAGTGSLPTQGAVVIVTSSYSGQPPANARRFMAWAQSLDAGALAGVQYAVFGCGNRDWAATYQAVPKQLDALLEDAGARRFCGRGEADARGDFFGGFADWYTTFWIEFGTAFGPLQTPAPGPATDAGAQIQRGARPRLLRQGDLQTGRVTANRELVSPDHPQGRSKRHLDIELPEGMTYRAGDYLAVLPDNPADLVERVLRRFNVAPDDQVAQAGRALGFLPGDLTLSAGDLLTHYTELTQPATRRQVERLRDATRCPPERQILAALADGYDTEVLAQRLSVLDLLERVQGCELDFAEFLEMLPPLRARQYSVSSSPLLRPGGCSLTVAVVDAPAHSGTGRFRGVASGYLQGAQPGTRLTVAVRPSADAFHLPEDSATPLILVCAGTGVAPFRGFLEERALRQAGGETVGEALLFFGCDHPDLDFLYRDELLAWQERGVVSVRPAFSQQPEDGVEFVQHRLWQDRADVARLFRQGAHLYVCGDGRFMAPAVRETLVRIYQEETGVTEADAQAWAEAFGRDSGRYAADVFA; from the coding sequence ATGACCCTACCCATCCCGGCCCCCCAGGCCCTGCCCGTCCTCGGTCATCTGCTTGCCATTGACGCACAGTCCCCCGTCCAGAGCCTGACGCGCCTGCTGCGCGACCACGGGCCGATTGCCGAGCTGCGGCTACCGGGTCGCCGGAAGGGCGGGCGGCTTATCGTGGTCGGATCCTACGCGCTGGCCGACGAACTCAGCGACCAGGAGCGCTTCGACAAGCAAGTCCACGACGACCTGGAGGAGATCCGGGCCTTCGCGGGTGACGGGCTGTTCACGGCCGAGACGGCGGAACCCAACTGGCGACGGGCGCACAACATCCTGATGCCGGCTTTCGGGCCGCTCGCCATTCGCGGGATGTTCGGGCAGATGCAGGACGTCTGCGAGCAGATGCTGCTGCGCTGGGAGCGCTTCGGGCCTGCCGCGGAGTTTGACGTGGCCGATCAGATGACCCGCCTGACCCTGGATACCATCGCCCTATGCGCCTTCGACTACCGCTTCAATTCCTTTTACCTTGAGCGGATGCACCCCTTCGTGGACGCGATGGTGGGCGCGCTGGACGTGGCGGGCAAGGGCGGCCTGAGCAGCAACCCGCTGCACCTGAACCGCAACCGACAGTACCGCCACGATCTCGCCGCCATCCGCGAGATCGCCGACGACCTCATCCGGCAGCGGCAGGCCGACCCGCAGGCAGACGAGAAGGACGACCTGCTGGCCCTGATGCTGCGCGGCCGCGACCCCGAAACGGGCGAGGGCCTGAGCCTGGAGAATGTCCGTAACCAGATGGTCACGTTCCTGATCGCCGGGCACGAGACCACCAGCGGCCTGCTGTCCTTCGCGGTGCATTTCCTGCTGCGCGACCCCGAGGTGCTGCGGCGTGCCCGCGAGGAGGTGGACCGCGTGCTGGGCGACCGCGCCGTGCGGGTCACGGACCTGCCCAAACTGACCTATCTGGACCAGGTGCTGCGCGAGACACTGCGGCTGTGGCCGACCGCGCCCGCCTTCGGGCTGCGCCCCCGCGCCCGCACGATCATCGGCGGCCGTTACGAGGTCTACACCGACGATACGCTGCTCGTGCTCCTACCCGCGCTGCACCGCGACCTGGCGGTGTGGGGGCCGGACGTGGACCGCTTCGACCCGGAGCGGTTCGCGCCCGGCGCCTTAGAGGCGCTGCCCACCAACGCCTGGAAACCCTTCGGCAACGGCCAGCGTGCCTGTATCGGGCAACCCTTCGCGATGCAAGAAGCCCTGCTCGTGCTGGCCTCGGTGTTGCAGCGCTTCGACCTGACGGCGGCGCGGCCGGACGCACCACTCAAGGTCAAGGAGACCCTGACCCTCAAGCCCCACGACCTACGTCTGCGCGCCCGGCTGCGTGGGGGGACCGCCCGGCCCGGCCAGCCTGACCCGGCTGACCAGAGCGTCGCCCAGATCACCCCCACCGGAGGCGGCGGCCCCCTTACGGCTGAGGGTATCCAATTACTTGTGCTGTATGGTTCAGAGAGCGGCGCCAGCGAGGGCTTCGCGCGCCAGATCGCCGGGGACGCCGCCGCGCACGGCTGTCAGGCCACCGTGCACAGCCTCGACGAACAGGCCGGAACCGGCAGCCTGCCCACCCAAGGCGCGGTCGTGATCGTCACGTCGTCGTACTCGGGGCAACCGCCCGCCAACGCCCGGCGCTTCATGGCATGGGCGCAGTCGCTGGACGCGGGGGCGCTGGCCGGTGTGCAGTACGCTGTGTTCGGCTGCGGCAACCGCGACTGGGCCGCCACCTACCAGGCCGTGCCCAAGCAACTCGACGCCCTGCTGGAAGACGCGGGCGCCCGGCGCTTCTGCGGGCGAGGCGAGGCCGACGCGCGCGGCGACTTCTTCGGGGGCTTCGCCGACTGGTACACCACCTTCTGGATCGAGTTCGGGACAGCGTTCGGGCCGCTGCAGACCCCTGCACCCGGCCCGGCCACCGATGCCGGGGCGCAGATCCAGCGTGGTGCACGCCCCAGGCTGCTGCGCCAGGGCGACTTGCAGACCGGGCGCGTGACCGCCAACCGCGAACTGGTGAGCCCCGACCACCCGCAGGGCCGTTCCAAGCGCCACCTCGATATCGAACTGCCGGAGGGCATGACTTACCGGGCCGGGGACTACCTGGCCGTCCTGCCCGACAACCCGGCCGACCTCGTCGAGCGGGTTCTGCGGCGCTTTAACGTGGCCCCCGACGATCAGGTGGCCCAGGCCGGCCGGGCGTTGGGTTTCCTGCCGGGCGACCTGACCCTGAGCGCCGGGGACCTGCTGACCCACTACACCGAACTGACACAGCCGGCCACGCGCCGGCAGGTCGAGCGGTTGCGCGATGCCACGCGCTGTCCGCCCGAACGGCAAATACTCGCCGCGCTGGCCGACGGGTACGACACCGAGGTGCTCGCCCAGCGCCTGAGTGTGCTGGACTTACTGGAACGGGTGCAGGGTTGCGAACTGGACTTCGCCGAATTTCTGGAGATGCTGCCGCCACTGCGGGCCCGGCAGTACTCGGTCTCATCATCGCCGCTGCTGCGGCCGGGGGGGTGCAGCCTGACGGTCGCGGTCGTGGACGCCCCGGCCCACTCGGGCACCGGGCGCTTCCGGGGGGTGGCCTCGGGCTACTTGCAGGGCGCACAGCCGGGCACGCGGCTCACTGTGGCAGTGCGGCCCTCGGCTGACGCTTTTCACCTACCAGAAGACTCGGCGACCCCGCTTATCCTGGTCTGTGCCGGGACCGGCGTCGCGCCCTTCCGGGGCTTTCTGGAGGAGCGCGCCCTGCGGCAGGCTGGGGGCGAGACCGTCGGTGAGGCGCTGCTCTTTTTCGGCTGCGACCATCCCGATCTGGATTTCCTGTACCGCGACGAACTGCTGGCGTGGCAGGAGCGCGGGGTGGTGAGCGTGCGCCCGGCCTTCTCGCAGCAGCCCGAGGACGGCGTAGAGTTCGTGCAGCACCGGCTATGGCAGGACCGCGCGGACGTCGC